Within the Magnetovibrio sp. genome, the region GGAAGCCGGCCAAAGCGGCCGCAGCCGCCGACCGGCGCTGAAGGTCAACAACATTTACGGCATCTACCGCGCCGTACGCAGCGGTATCGGCGTCGGCGCGCTGCCCGACTATATGACCAGCCACGCTGAAGATCTTGTGCAGGTGCTTCCTGAACTGGCCGGGCCTAGCTTCAACACCTATTTCGTGTATCCCGAAGAGCTGCGGAATTCCAAACGCGTCGGTGTGTTCCGTGACTTCCTGCTCAACCGGATTCGCGCAGATCATCTGCCGAAAAGCTAACGCCGCCACAATACCGTAACATTTCCGCCATTTTTCAGCGCTGCCATGCGCGTCAAAAACGGCCCGCGCCCAACCACGCAATCCCTTGCTGGCCTTGGGCTGCACGATGATTGCACCCTCCCCAAGCCATGCGCCCTGCGCATACCTGCGTTACCAAACTGTAGGTGGTGGATTTTCGCCCCGTTCCGTATATTCACTTCAGTTCGATGCTGCATCGCAGCATGAACGTTCGGACCTCGGTCCGGACGGGCTCCCGGCCCCACTCTCCCAATACCCTCCCCCGGGAATTTTGGGGCCGGTTGAGTCCCACGTCTCCCAGACGTGAAGCCTCCCTGTTAGACTCGCCCTGGATCTCTATGATCCAGGGCTTTTTTTTGGCCGCTTTGTCACCATCCGCCCTGCCTACGCCTCGGCGTGCGCGTTCCTATGACGCGATTGAAGACAAGTGCTTCAAAACGTGGTTTTCTTGGCACCGATTTGAAATTTCGCAATCGAGGAGAGACCCATGAAATCTAACGTCGGCAGTATCGACCGCATCTTGCGCATCGTCATCGGCGTGGCCGCCGTCACGTTCGCGATGCTCAGCGATCACGAACTGGCCATTTGGGGCCTGATCGGCATCGTGCCGCTGTTCACCGCCGTTATCGGCTGGTGCCCGGCCTATTTGCCGTTCGGCATCAAAACCTGCAAATCGGACTGATTGCATCCCCTCGGGATTGCACAAGCAGACCGTAACAAGAGGATCGGGGTGCTGTGCGCCCGAAAATGTTCCACGGGAACGTATTCGGGCGGCAGACTCCGATTTTTTTGCGTTTCAAACACCGATTCCAGACCGAGATAACCATGCCACAGCATTCTGGGCGCACGACTAAGTGGCTTTTCATGCCGTTTTTAACAAAATAAAGGTTG harbors:
- a CDS encoding DUF2892 domain-containing protein, with amino-acid sequence MKSNVGSIDRILRIVIGVAAVTFAMLSDHELAIWGLIGIVPLFTAVIGWCPAYLPFGIKTCKSD